A genomic segment from Bacillus sp. B-jedd encodes:
- a CDS encoding response regulator: MGIRILIADDHHVVRRGLAFYLKTQPDFEIAGEAANGEEAVKKAAELKPDIVLMDLDMPVMDGITATAKIKEQQPDMKIMILTSFSDQNHVIPAVEAGAMGYQLKDVEPDELAASIRRLASGENQLHPKATSHLLSQISANQKEMKKPLDELTKREKEVLKEIASGKSNKEISASLFITEKTVKTHVSSILSKLDLADRTQAALYAVKNGLAGS; encoded by the coding sequence ATGGGCATCCGAATCTTAATCGCGGACGATCATCATGTCGTCAGAAGGGGACTGGCCTTTTATTTGAAAACACAGCCTGATTTTGAGATAGCGGGGGAAGCGGCCAATGGGGAAGAGGCAGTAAAAAAGGCCGCTGAGCTCAAGCCTGATATCGTTTTAATGGACCTTGATATGCCTGTCATGGATGGGATTACGGCGACGGCGAAAATTAAGGAACAGCAGCCCGACATGAAAATTATGATTTTGACCAGTTTTTCTGACCAGAATCATGTTATTCCCGCCGTTGAAGCGGGGGCTATGGGTTATCAGCTGAAAGATGTAGAGCCGGATGAACTGGCCGCTTCTATCAGAAGGCTTGCATCCGGGGAAAACCAGCTTCATCCGAAAGCAACTTCCCATCTGTTATCGCAAATTTCCGCAAACCAGAAAGAGATGAAAAAGCCTCTTGATGAACTGACAAAACGTGAAAAAGAAGTTTTAAAGGAAATCGCCAGCGGAAAAAGCAATAAGGAGATTTCTGCGTCTTTGTTTATTACGGAAAAAACGGTCAAAACGCATGTTTCAAGCATCCTTTCGAAACTGGATTTAGCCGATCGGACCCAGGCGGCATTATATGCGGTCAAGAACGGACTGGCTGGAAGCTGA
- a CDS encoding DUF3889 domain-containing protein encodes MKKRMAILLAALAFLTLQPVGTEAQTPHYEKYGKMAIAIVSADYPGDPIREYEYLGRQNVNESEVADTFRFKVEEKGRQIFVRVTVQHNLSTEKVVSFKVEPEKP; translated from the coding sequence TTGAAGAAGAGAATGGCCATCTTATTGGCGGCTCTTGCGTTTTTAACCCTTCAGCCAGTAGGAACGGAAGCGCAGACTCCTCATTATGAAAAATACGGCAAAATGGCGATAGCTATTGTTTCTGCAGATTACCCCGGAGATCCAATACGGGAATATGAGTATCTTGGAAGGCAGAATGTCAATGAATCAGAAGTAGCAGACACTTTCAGATTCAAGGTTGAAGAAAAAGGCAGGCAGATTTTTGTCCGTGTAACGGTCCAGCATAACCTGAGTACCGAAAAAGTTGTGTCTTTTAAAGTGGAACCGGAAAAACCGTAG
- a CDS encoding YhdB family protein encodes MNTLEYDRALYYIYRSQWDNLLILMVRTRDQFLAKKIEHFLHAYHFEHDYSILEQKLYSLLRYIDHAIEAPAITAAQQPLYSLS; translated from the coding sequence ATGAATACACTGGAATATGACAGGGCGCTGTATTATATATACCGCTCGCAGTGGGATAATCTTTTAATCCTGATGGTCCGGACACGGGACCAGTTTCTTGCGAAGAAAATTGAACATTTTCTTCACGCATACCATTTTGAGCATGATTATTCCATTTTGGAACAGAAGCTTTACTCCCTGCTCCGATACATTGACCATGCTATAGAGGCTCCAGCCATCACTGCAGCACAGCAGCCTCTTTATAGTTTATCGTAA
- a CDS encoding MDR family MFS transporter codes for MASGERNMKLVVAGLLLGILMSAMDNTIVATAMGTIVSDLGGFDKFVWVTASYMVAVMAGMPIYGKLSDMYGRKRFFIFGLAVFLIGSSLCGVAQTMDQLILFRAIQGIGGGALLPISFTIVFDIFPPENRGKMTGLLGAVFGLSSVLGPLLGAFITDAISWHWVFYINLPIGLVSLALISVYYKESLEHRKQKVDWWGAITLVTAVVSLMFALELGGKEYSWDSVQIIGLFSVFAVFFLAFFIIERKAEEPIISFWMFKNRLFATSQILAFLYGGTFIILAVFIPIFVQAVYGGTATNAGFILTPMMLGSVAGSMIGGIFQTKTSFRNLMVISVIAYAAGMFLLGTMTPDTSRLLLTTYMVIVGFGTGFSFSLLPAASINNLAFQYRGSANSTNSFLRSFGMTLGVTIFGTIQNHVFTDKLEKGFSGFPGAGNAMMNMRDPQEIFSAAGRAKIPGNILDIIVNAMSDSITITFTLALLPIAIAAVTIFFMGNARVELQKGKAVSK; via the coding sequence ATGGCATCTGGCGAAAGGAACATGAAACTGGTTGTAGCCGGCCTATTGCTTGGGATCTTAATGTCCGCCATGGACAATACCATTGTAGCGACAGCAATGGGGACAATCGTTTCCGACCTTGGCGGTTTTGACAAATTCGTATGGGTAACCGCGTCTTATATGGTTGCCGTAATGGCGGGGATGCCAATCTATGGTAAATTATCCGATATGTACGGGCGGAAACGTTTTTTTATTTTTGGGCTTGCTGTGTTTTTAATCGGATCCAGCTTATGCGGCGTGGCACAGACGATGGATCAGTTAATTCTCTTTCGCGCCATTCAGGGGATTGGCGGAGGGGCGCTGCTTCCAATCTCATTTACCATTGTCTTTGATATCTTTCCGCCGGAAAATCGCGGAAAAATGACTGGACTCCTTGGCGCAGTATTTGGTTTATCAAGTGTCCTTGGACCATTATTGGGTGCGTTTATAACGGATGCCATCAGTTGGCATTGGGTATTCTATATTAATTTACCAATCGGCCTGGTATCACTCGCATTGATTTCTGTTTACTACAAAGAATCCCTTGAGCATCGGAAACAAAAGGTGGACTGGTGGGGAGCAATTACGCTTGTTACAGCTGTTGTTTCACTAATGTTCGCACTTGAACTTGGCGGGAAGGAATATAGTTGGGACTCTGTACAAATCATTGGCCTATTTTCTGTTTTTGCTGTTTTTTTTCTTGCCTTCTTTATAATTGAGAGAAAAGCGGAGGAACCGATTATTTCATTTTGGATGTTCAAAAACCGGCTTTTTGCGACGTCGCAAATCCTTGCTTTCCTTTATGGGGGAACTTTCATTATCCTTGCCGTATTTATTCCCATTTTCGTGCAGGCGGTTTATGGGGGTACGGCAACTAATGCAGGCTTTATCCTCACTCCGATGATGCTCGGCTCGGTTGCCGGCAGTATGATTGGCGGTATCTTTCAAACAAAAACAAGTTTTCGGAACCTTATGGTTATCTCGGTTATCGCTTATGCTGCGGGTATGTTCCTGCTCGGTACGATGACGCCGGATACATCAAGGTTACTTCTGACAACATATATGGTGATTGTTGGCTTTGGAACCGGATTTTCTTTCTCGCTTTTGCCGGCTGCTTCCATTAATAATCTCGCGTTTCAGTACCGGGGTTCGGCCAATTCGACCAACTCCTTTCTAAGGTCATTTGGGATGACTTTGGGCGTGACCATCTTCGGAACAATTCAAAATCATGTTTTTACTGACAAGCTTGAAAAGGGGTTTTCAGGTTTTCCAGGGGCAGGAAATGCGATGATGAATATGAGAGACCCGCAAGAAATCTTCAGTGCGGCGGGCCGTGCTAAAATCCCCGGGAATATACTTGATATCATTGTAAATGCCATGTCAGATTCGATCACGATAACTTTCACGCTGGCGTTGCTACCAATTGCCATTGCGGCAGTGACGATCTTTTTTATGGGAAATGCCCGGGTCGAGCTGCAAAAGGGGAAAGCAGTGTCCAAGTGA